A window from Xiphophorus maculatus strain JP 163 A chromosome 17, X_maculatus-5.0-male, whole genome shotgun sequence encodes these proteins:
- the znf800 gene encoding zinc finger protein 800, whose amino-acid sequence MAKAQKSPGRKTAHCLRRQGGGQTEMEELNVDTQHPPQGQSKGGDQILIQNSSPAGSLSENCEHKEAPLESQEKSDTSAQTQAKSLWKPIPPLLPEPHRSTSTETRDQSCQTEEQGQPTTANNDGHNTGLCVEPGDPPLLQQPLQTSKSGIQQIIECFRSGTNQLRSMLLREVDTIFECKLCRSLFRGLPNLITHKEYYCLSRLPESDGSSGDDRQSVAMKDLLDAIYPRADRPDYVVRLEPIQTTNKAVFQYLTTDEELARFPSHTTSARESPVAWEGETMEGVENNPVSQPNAPESHGSPGPKTWEADDEAKEEHPKPEDEGSTSGVEDVTISCCLCGQDFNSRRSIRRHCRKMHQTKLEELRKFTETRTVPTSLLSMVKGRPRTLSTPTGKSCPVCLKTFATKANVRRHFDEVHRGLRRDTITPNIASRPGQPFSLEVTPPKKSSNSSPTRAHSSKTTPVNSKTSTSNQAQGKPQSKQTNSASCRCTLCKRNYSSQLMLKRHMRIVHKIYSVKSNKSGGTPSPAPAVNTPSTGSTNVSLSNNVRVKQEAVEPSDEDDDIDSSPAPSLSNNNGTSKGVPQAVLKVKEEEAPSSPKVPSSTSSSSSRGGNTCTNMAAKLSKLSVGFDFKQLFCKLCKRQFSSRQNLTKHIELHTDGNDIFIKFYRCPLCRYESRRKRDVLRHVTVVHKKSSQYLAKIMPKLESRAVKRLAEVVLNSTKRTGSSVKEEMNGRHISSSSSSSSSSPSPPITRKQEASTSASTATSASAPPPAPITRKQQELSSPVSTPSPPVTRKQERQQTAHQSRPISPPLTRRSEKHSLSRNAPSSTSSSNQAPHTRRHDVQSESSPVTSSTEVKVTKNFSLHACDQCGRAFAKKLYLESHKRSHRNATVGAVSRRKGVSTRSKSLLW is encoded by the exons ATGGCGAAGGCCCAGAAATCACCTGGGAGGAAGACTGCTCATTGTCTCCGCAGACAG GGTGGTGGTCAGACAGAGATGGAGGAACTTAACGTGGACACTCAGCATCCACCACAAGGGCAGTCCAAGGGAGGAGATCAAATCCTTATTCAAAATTCTTCTCCCGCTGGAAGCTTGTCGGAAAACTGCGAGCACAAGGAAGCTCCGTTGGAGTCCCAGGAAAAGAGCGACACCTCTGCCCAGACGCAGGCCAAGTCTCTGTGGAAGCCCATTCCCCCTCTGCTGCCCGAACCCCACAGGAGCACCAGCACAGAGACCAGGGACCAGAGCTGCCAGACCGAGGAGCAGGGTCAGCCTACCACGGCCAATAACGACGGCCATAACACAG GTTTGTGTGTTGAGCCTGGCGATCCCCCTCTGCTCCAACAGCCTCTGCAGACCTCCAAGTCTGGGATTCAGCAGATAATTGAATGCTTCCGATCCG GCACCAACCAGCTCAGAAGTATGCTACTGAGGGAGGTAGACACCATCTTTGAGTGTAAACTGTGTCGCAGTCTGTTCAGAGGCCTCCCGAACCTCATCACGCACAAAGAGTACTACTGCTTGTCACGGCTGCCTGAATCTGATG GCTCTTCTGGTGATGACCGACAGAGTGTAGCCATGAAGGATTTACTGGATGCTATATATCCTAGAGCTGACCGGCCCGACTACGTGGTCCGATTAGAGCCCATTCAGACCACCAACAAGGCGGTGTTCCAGTACCTCACCACAGACGAGGAGCTGGCGAGATTTCCATCACACACAACCAG TGCCAGAGAGAGTCCTGTTGCTTGGGAAGGAGAGACCATGGAGGGTGTGGAAAACAATCCAGTCAGTCAGCCAAATGCACCTGAGAGCCACGGCAGTCCAGGACCGAAGACATGGGAGGCTGACGATGAGGCGAAAGAGGAACATCCAAAGCCTGAAGACGAGGGCTCCACCAGTGGG GTTGAAGATGTGACCATTTCCTGTTGTCTCTGTGGCCAAGACTTTAACTCCCGTCGGAGTATCAGGCGTCACTGCCGCAAAATGCACCAAACTAAACTCGAGGAGCTCCGAAAGTTCACGGAGACGCGCACAGTTCCTACAAGCCTGCTCTCCATGGTGAAAG GCCGACCAAGGACTCTCAGTACACCAACTGGAAAGTCCTGCCCAGTGTGCCTGAAAACCTTCGCCACCAAAGCCAACGTGCGGCGGCACTTTGACGAGGTGCACCGGGGTCTACGGAGGGACACCATCACACCAAACATCGCGTCAAGGCCAGGCCAGCCCTTCTCACTGGAAGTCACACCACCCAAGAAGAGCAGCAATTCCTCCCCAACACGTGCCCACAGCTCCAAGACCACTCCTGTGAACTCTAAAACATCCACCTCAAACCAAGCCCAAGGGAAGCCTCAGAGTAAGCAGACGAACTCGGCCTCATGTCGATGCACCCTGTGCAAGAGGAACTACAGCTCCCAG cttATGTTAAAGAGACACATGCGCATCGTGCACAAGATCTACAGTGTTAAAAGTAACAAGTCTGGTGGCACACCATCACCTGCTCCTGCTGTAAACACCCCTAGCACGGGCAGCACTAATGTTAGCCTTAGCAACAATGTAAGAGTGAAGCAGGAAGCAGTGGAGCCATCAGACGAAGATGATGACATTGACAGCAGCCCTGCTCCATCTCTCTCTAACAACAACGGGACATCTAAAGGTGTTCCACAAGCTGTTCTGAAGGTGAAAGAGGAGGAAGCCCCATCCAGTCCGAAGGTACCTTCATCCACATCTTCATCCTCGTCCCGTGGAGGGAACACATGCACAAACATGGCAGCCAAATTAAGCAAGTTGTCAGTCGGCTTTGACTTCAAGCAGCTCTTCTGCAAGCTGTGCAAACGACAGTTCAGCTCACGTCAGAACTTAACGAAGCACATTGAACTGCACACAGACGGCAACGACATCTTCATCAAGTTCTACCGCTGCCCTCTGTGTCGCTACGAGTCACGCCGCAAACGTGACGTCCTGCGCCACGTGACGGTCGTCCACAAGAAGTCGTCGCAATACCTGGCAAAGATCATGCCCAAACTGGAGAGCAGGGCGGTGAAGAGGCTGGCAGAGGTGGTCCTGAACAGTACCAAGAGGACAGGCAGCAGCGTCAAGGAGGAGATGAACGGGCGTCACATTTCGTcatcgtcttcctcctcctcttcttctccatCACCCCCAATCACCCGCAAACAAGAAGCCTCCACGTCTGCCTCGACCGCCACTTCAGCCTCCGCCCCGCCTCCCGCCCCCATCACCAGGAAGCAGCAGGAGCTTTCATCTCCGGTCTCGACTCCCTCCCCGCCCGTCACCCGCAAGCAGGAGAGACAGCAGACGGCTCACCAGTCCCGCCCCATCAGCCCCCCTCTGACCCGGCGCAGTGAGAAACACTCGCTCTCTCGCAATGCCCCCTCCTCAACCTCATCCAGTAACCAAGCCCCGCACACCCGGCGACACGAcgtccaatcagagagcagccCCGTGACGTCATCCACTGAGGTCAAAGTGACGAAGAATTTCTCTCTTCATGCTTGTGACCAGTGTGGGCGGGCGTTTGCTAAGAAG CTGTACCTGGAGTCTCACAAGCGGAGCCATCGAAACGCTACGGTGGGAGCAGTGAGCAGGAGGAAAGGAGTCAGCACCCGCTCCAAATCTCTGCTCTGGTGA